The DNA sequence taaCCCACAATCCTCCACTACACTCCTCTTACCTCCTTACTGGGTCGAGGCGGAACCACTGGAGTTGGAGCCGTCGGGGCCTTTTCTCTTCTGAACATGTTCATTCTGAAATGATAAAGAGGTGTAATGAGCGGTCATGGAAGAAGAAGTACAAGTTTTATTTaagcaaaaacacagcaatggaATTATGCTCCATTACAAGTAAAAATCCTGCATGAAAAATTCTGCTTAAGggttattccatctcaaatcatcacgGGGattctgctcaaccatctctgGTTTGCTTAAAAATGGTACCAAAAACTTTGGATAGtttaaactgatataaacaTTTCCCAAAATAACCTTTGACCCACTTCCAGCACATTCTTTTtatcattccatctcaaatcagcacatttttagaacaattaCTGTTCTAAAAGGagaataaattcattttttaaaatatgaaatacttgaTGAAAAAACTTAggagaaagttattttcatttcactttcacaactgattgagcaggtttGACAAGTTGAACCACAAAAAGAGAAGCATTGGTAGGCAGCCTGACCCGGTTACAGTTCTAGAGTTTCAAACTGGTTCTCCAAATATCACaagaaacctttttttaaaaaaaaatattgccatattttttaattttaggaCCGCACTATGTAGGCATAAATCCTGGTTGGGAGAAGACTTGTTTTATGTACTGTATTTGTGAATCATCACTGCTTCCTGTCATAACCAAATACATAGATCTGTTGGGGTAGTGGGATCTTTTTAGTGGCAATTTTTAATGCCTCAACATATATTTAGTAATTCTAAAGATCTATGTGGGCAAGGCTTTAGTGGTAACTGTATTCTCCTGATCATTGTGGAAACTGTTCGACGGGATCAGACTCTTTTGCTTTGTGCTCCATTGGGAATAAACTTGGCTTTCAAGACCGAAGTCAAAGCTGGACTCTGTTCAGAAAGTTAAAGTGTGagaacatttatatttatagtaACTGTTTAACAGTTTACCTTCAAGCTTCTCTTCCAATTAGCTCACGAATTCCGTCTGTATAATCCAGCCTACAAAGTGGgtatgaaaatttaaaaaaaaaaaaaaaaaagggaacctgcatttaaaaaaaaaaaaagaaaagaaaaaagtactgtctttgttatttaaaaaacattctgaaattCAAGAACTTTGCCTGGATCAGCTTATCCAGTAACACTTTTGTGgtaaaacatgtcaaatcaGCTCAATCAGCTACAAAAGTTCTACagaaacaactttttttcattttagtgatCAAATATTTTGTGTAAAAAGTAATTCTACATGAGACTTTTCATGacagcttgattttttttccccatgttttaactcatccataATCAGATTTAATCTTGTTGTCCAATATTGCAAATTCTGAATCAAcagaatgacaagaaaaaacTCAATAGTTCTGaaatatgaagctaaaacttctataaataaataatacataaataaataatacttctataaatatatttacGTATTTTATGCTTTCAAATGTCCGGCCATGTAGAGATGGtcaagcagaaaatgttttaaccCTGAAAAACTCAGAGTGGATATTGCAGAAATACAGCAtcagtttcatttaaatttatatatatatatatatatatatatatatatataaaattaaaacaattaataaataattgaacatttatttagaatGAACCATGTGAGAATATCTTTGatttttgtataaaaaaaaacaagttcttTACTTTGTTAATGCGTCCATATGCGTTTTTATATGATAGAATTTGCAGAGTCCGGCTGTTTACAATCTTTCCTCTTCAGATTTTAAATTTGGACATGCAATGCAGAATCACTCCAATATTACAGTTGGACAGTGTGCAGGTTTAGAGTGGTTTTACAGTGTCTGAGTGGAgttgcaggtgagctggtgtgctcaagctgcagtgaATTGCGAATTGGAAAGGATGCAACAGTGTAGAATTACATGCAAGTCATTTTAAGGCAACAAATACTTccaaatatgtcatttttataCACCGAGGTGAGTGTTTATTGCTTAAATCAATGACCATAGGGAGAGTATGACATGTTAGTCACGTTAAATCTTATGGTACACTACAGTTTTTATTATGTAAGATGGCATATAGGTTGAAAAGCACTGATttacttttgtatttttgtttcattttaaaagtctgttataataaaatctgcattttattaTGCAGACTGTGCATAATCTATGCAGACATGTAGCTGAAGCTATTGTATAAATGCAGTACTGTAGAAAGAACAATATTTCCTTGTGGAATGAAGTGGAAGTATAAAGTAGCATAATAgggaaatactcaagtaaagaACCTCAAAAGTTTTGCTGAAGTaactgagtaaatgtacttagttacttttATACCAGTGGTAAAGAGGAAACCAAATAAGACTCAAAATGCATATAAACTGTGGCAGTCAAATAGAACAagctgtttttagtgttttaaagcTGTTAGTAGCTGTAAATGTCTTAACTTCCGcgttttttgtttggtttttgtcaaACTTGAACACCAAACTCCATttaaatatttgccattttaaGCTCAAGTTTGCGCGTCACAAACCCACTCTCTAAAATACAAAAGACAACCAAAAAAGTTATTTTGTGGCATTGTTTGGTAAGCAGCTGTCGCCGAATTGAAAAGTGCGTCTAACTGAATGGTTACAAGTGATGATGTGGCTTTTTGCCACGCGTGTCTCAGTTACAGGGAACCGAAATTTAAAAGTAGTGAAGTTTTTAACGCAGTTTGGCACGAGGTGCTCTTTCAAAACAACGCCACGCTCAGTGCCAAACTGCATTGTGTCTGTAGGAAtgtttgacaacaaaaacagcagcaacaacacaatgactgagcagagAGCTTACCTCAGTGTGGagtcagagaaacacaaaataaacacacagcagctaGCAGCGAGTTGGAGAACTTCAGCAGGTCAGACCTTCACTTCCCCTTCAGGAGGAGTCGGACCGGTTCAGAGCAGCAGGAGTTCGGTTACAGAGAATaaagctgctctgctctgaTTTCAGCTGCAGTTTTGTTCGGAACAAAGGACAGAAACAGGGTGTCAGCAGCTCCACACCCTCACAGCCGAGAAAAGTTTGACAAAGTTTCGCTCCGAGCCTCATTCGGATCACCTGTTTAACCTGCAGGGGGGCGGAGCCTGTTAGCAGCGTTAGCATGTAGCATCAGCAGGGATAAACATCAGCTGTTTGTAGTTCTGAGTTTATTATTTGTCTAACTGTTCCTTCCGTGCTTTCACAgtaaatccaaaaaaaaagagagaaaaaaaatcaacacctaGACCCGACAGTGATGGAAAGTAACTGACagcatttactcaagtactatattattttatttttttagaattaaaaaaaaaccttccatTTAATGCTACTTGAACTAGTGAGTGATGGTCAAATGGGACATTTTGTAAAAACTGATATTGTGGAATAATTTAAAGAATCAGCTCCCATAATTCAcatggataaataaataaagaataatcAAACACAGAGCTACTGACTCAATTTTAACTACAATATAGTTcaacttttaattattttcaaaattaattcacttaattaattttatttggtTTACTTCAGACTTGCCACAgcatcataaaaacaaaaaagagggggaaaaaacagaatgaaaaacaagacaaacaaaaacccgaaccttaaattaaaaaaaagtgaaaataagcagaatgaagtttgatttattaCTTCTGCCTTTACATCTCATATCTTTTTGCTTCCTGTTTGCATCAAACATTATATTTTTCAAGCAGTATTAGgggtttttgtatttttgccaAAATTGTTTCATAGTTTTGCTTATTTTAACATCATCGTCCAGACTGTTCTACAACTATTCTAAAACAAATAGTGATTTCTCTTCTCACatggttttatttcatttcaaaagatccaatatctcaccaaaaatcaaatattaaaaCTGTGACATACATTAACATTGCAGTTGACTTTAATTTGGAatatttaaacctttaaaaagaaaaatgctataAATTAGGAAGTATCTGACTTTATGTGTTCAGCTATAATTAAATTCCAGTTATTCAGGTGCTTCTTATTACCACTCCTATTTGCTTCCATAAAGGGCCTTCAGGTGTCTTTTATTTACCTCTGAGGAGTTGGAGTTATTGGGTAAACATACGGACAATGCTTTGTGTGCTCAGTTTAAAGTGATGTAATCGTCCTCTCCTATTTCCAActcaccacagacacacaggaaggAGGGTGGGGAAGTCGCCTGGAGCCTGGATTTGCAAACTCCTTTGCATAGAATCTTCATTTCTAGATTCAGTGTTGCATTAAAAGCACCAAAGCAGGGGAGTACAGGTGTGCAACATCACTTAAACgtcaaataattcaaaactCAGTAGTGACTTTATTGCTGAACAAAGGGGCGTTTCCTCTTGTGGTCAATCAAAAATACTTTAGAAAGGCTAGACTGACACTGCTGGCTCAATCAGATTTAAATCACATGACACTGAAGGGGTGTAGTCACCGCAGCTTTCCCTGTTTATGCAAAAACTGaagattttaaaatctttaCAGGTACATTTTATTCAGGTTAATAAAATACAGGAAGACATACACAAGCTGACAGAATAATGACAGGagcatatttacacatttacatgGAGTCAAACGGTTTTTgtagataaaaacaacaacaatgaacaaTAAAAGTGATTCTGCCCACACCTAAAATGGAATACATGTGTACATTACAAACTGTGTCTAAGAGCGTGACTTGTAGGAATgaataatgtaaatattttggCAGCATTACAAACTGGATTTGCAGATGAATAGGCCACAGTAAGATTAGGTCAACTGATGTGCACCGACATTAAAATAAGGATTCTTCCTTagttatattttaaatagtttttttgaaGCAAAGCCACGAGGCGatacatttcaaataaattaaCCTATATACAACTTTATTCGATTGTTAACATGAGGCTCCTTTAAGAAGAGGCATCTAAAAATGATACAATCCTAAGATGATGGGACgagaaaaaagacatttacagGATAAAGTGTTGTCCTCCACTAACAACAGTGACTTTAACACCACAAAACTGTAACAACACAACCATATGTTATGCTTGTCTGAACAGATTTCTCCTATCGAGTTCCACTGTAGATTTTCAGGTAGTGATTTCTGACAGaagttttgaacaaaaatatcGGGAAGTTctgacaataaaatacaatttaagACAAATGCCCTACAAAAATAtctgtttgtacattttaatggGATTGTGTCAGTCATGAGTCCATTATTCACCCAGTAGTGAAGCCTTTTACCCAGATAATGGCAGATAAGGTGAACAAAAAAGGTCTgtgttattttactgtaaatcccTGCAGCTTTAgttgaaagaaaaaaggcaTCACCTCTCTGctacaaacacaacaaataaataagcaTTACTAGCTTCACAGAGGTTGTATTTTTGCTGGATTATTGTGATTTATCAGAATATAGGAGTTGTTTAAATGCCCTATAACCAGATGTTAACTTCACAGCAGGTGTGCATCTGACCAACAGTTCCTTCATTTAGCCACAAGAGGGCACTTATGATCTTTGAGAAATAACATTGTCCACTTCATGCTGCTCACATGCTTCCTGTCGCATCCTGAAGCTCCTCTCTGATGGCGTTGAGCTCCACGATGCCGTCATTGAGCACGTTCGCCACCTCCTTTATCTGCCCCACCATCTCCTTCTTGCAGCCCTTCTTCAGCTCCCTGGAGTCCTTGATGAAGTACTTGTCCATTCCTTTGAAGAGGCCCTGCAGCGAGGCCACGGCGGCGTCCGTGATCTCCGTCGCCCTCATCACGGGCGAGTCCACCAAGCTGATCATCTGGACGGCCTTGCGGATCTCCCAGTCCTCGGAGTAATGCTGGGTGCCGGACCTGAGGAAAGGGTGGCCCCGCAGTTTGTACAGGCCCTGGTTGATGAAGTGGAGGATCTTCCCGATGTCCAGCAGGTGGTTCTCGTAGTCCTGCAGCACTACCTCCACCTAACGGAAGATCATCGTAAAAATAGCCACAACATGAGGGaagtaagtaagtaaaatgtattcataaagcacctttcacagataAAACcacaaggtgctttacaacaataatgaaacaaaaacaataatgctAAAAGTAATGAACTGTTAAAGCAGGGGAGCAGCAGCTAAAATAAAGTGCATCAgaacaataaatttaaaaaaaaaaaaaaaaaaaagcagctacaGGTCAACAAAAGGCTTGTgggaataaaaacattttcagctgcCTCATAAAAGCTCCACAGGAGTCGACTGATctcagctgcagaggaagagcATTCCACAGTTCTGGTGCAAGAGCTTGGAAAGCACAGTCACCACAGGCTTTATACCTGGAATGAGGGACAGCAGGTGATTTTTGTTGGCCTGAACCGAGAGCTTTATTCAGGACGTACGGATGAAGGAGGTTGGAGATATACCATGGTGATCAGCCACGTAAAGCTTTAAAAGTAATCACTGGTATCTTAAAACAAGGTTCATGTTTTAACAGTTTGCATGATTTAAAGCCCAGTGCATGCTGGTTAAAAGGTGTATTCTATTGACACAATACATAGTGTGAGGTTGATTGCAACGTTTACGAATACATTCAGATTATAGATCAGAAAGTGCATATCATTTAAATCAGACTTCTAGTTAGTTGCATATTAACATTAGACTGACATAAATGTGGGATGTGAGGATTCCTAACAACATCTGTGCAGATGTTTCAGCCCAGACAGTCTAAAGATTCAACAAATCAGGAATAAAATCTAATGTCTTGTATTTTTCTGTACTGTATTTGACTATttcttaattttatttatttgatcagggACCATGCAGTCAACATAAAATACAGCTATTAGAGTGTATAGCATTAAGGTAACTTCCCGTCCCTGGTTGGGCTAATgtttcaaatgtatttatttagtctGTGAGGGATCAGTCTGTTCAGCTGATTCATGTACGAGCTGATCTGATGCTTGTTTACATGAGAATTTATGTCAAGTGGAAGCTGAACAATGAATCAAAATCACAGTTCCCTTGTACAGCATTATAATCGGCTCCACTGTCATAAATAAACCTATTAGAGACTGATATGTGTGTCTGATGACATTCTATTCAATCAGATCTAATAGAGTGTGAGTGTTTCTGTAATGTTCCTCCAGCTTTTTTTGGCTCTGCTCCCTGCTTCAGCTGTCTGCTTTCATCAACTTTCCAGGAAAAGCACAGTTCATCTCAGTGAAGCCTAAAGTCACACCAAGTCCTGAAGTAAAATGCTAATAAAAACGCATATATGAGTGAAGTATTGGCTTGGAGGTACACcagaagacaaataaaaagttaagttgCACGCTAATAACTGTGATGCATTTATTTCATCTAATGAAGATCTAACTGTAGGTGACATTTTACCAACATGTTAACCTAATTGACACAAACATACCAAGTTTTCGCTGCTGTTTTATGTCGTTGCATCAGCGTGCGCTGGAAAACTGCAGCCTACCTTCTTCCGGTCGTGCATGTTGTTAACGTTGTCTGAGATGGCTGCGGAGGCTGAAGTgattcctccagctgttgccaCGCCGACTCCCACAGCTGTGATCACCAGAGAGGCGCCGAACGTGAACGGTGCCAAAGCCAAACCGGCGATGGCCGTCACGCCGCCCACAGCGGTGGTGGTGCCGCCGGTGATGCCGGCGATCTTGGCTTTGTGGTGGAATTCGCTGATGTCGTCGGCGATGGCGTGGAGCATGATGATGGACTGCCAGAGGATCTCTGCTCGCTCTGTGAACACCTTGTTGAAGACGCGCAGGCCGCGGTGAACCTTGTCAGCCAAGATGGTGAAAGACCTGGGATTTATACAGGAAACAGCGCATTAAAATGTAATGCCTAACAGTAGAATAAAGCAATAAACTTACTGATTTTACACTAACAAAGActagtttaaccctcctgttgacttcatttacaggcaccaaaaaataatattgttccttgtctgacaaaaaaaaaaaaaaaaaaatcagcaaaaaaatttcccgAATTTGtgaaatcttcaggaagaaaattccaataattccttaaaagttatatttacaaaaaaaaaaaaattggcaagaaaattcttgcaaatatttttcaaaaaatgagtaaaaatcttcaaaaaaaatccctaaaaatatctaaagtgattacataactATCAGTAagacttctattttctttaagaatattcacaaaaaaaaaaaaaaaaatcaaccaaaattcaactGGCATTTTTTTGTGATAAATTCATTACATTAagcatattttccaaaatttataaattaaaatagcttttgttctttgtgtcgaGATACATCACTCCGCTTCCATTATTAAGaaaatctgttattttcagttttaatattttcgTGCTATAACCCAAAGATTTGTACTGTGCCTGTTGTCATTTCCAAAAGATAAATTCCTTTAATACACtagcattcaaaagtttggggttacccaGACGActtattttccatgaaaactcacacttttattcatgtgctaacattaatgcacaagggttttctaatcatcaatgatccttaaacaccattagctaacacaatgtagcattagaacacgggagtgatggttgctggaaatgttcctctgtacccctatgtagatattccattaaaaaaaaaggcagttccagctagaatagtcatttgccacattaacaatgtttagactgtattcCCAATTactttaatgtcatcttcatgagaaaaaactgcttttctttcaaaaataaagacatttctaagtgaccccaaacttttgagcgatAGTGTACGTCTGAACACGATAAAATAGCCGTAACAGATCTGCAGAAATGCCACCAATTGGCTAATTCGTCGTCCTGCAATGCATGATGGGACATATTTGTTGGTTATTGACCATCAGCTGCACGCTACTTTTCATGGTGGATTGTGGGACACTTTAAATGTACTATATAGGCCGAAACAATTGTAACCTAACATTTGGACAGCACTACAAAATGGCAAACACACTATAAAATGCACTATAAAGTGTGTCGTGACTGATTTTGGACACCACAATATACTTGATTTCCACCAGAGGGGGTCTGTAAATACTCAGGGCATGTGGTCCTTTTGCTTTGTTTACTGAACACATCTGAATAATTTGATGAATTTCATTAATTCCTCTACTCAAAATAATAATCGCAAAATGAATCAGCTAATGGGATAAACTTGTTGCTCATGCTCATTTATCCAGTATTAGACTAATGCTGCTGAACTTGTTTGAGCTCTACAAAAAGCCGCCTGTTTCCCACAGCAATCACTAATGTGATCAAGCACAATAACAGACGTACTTTGACTCATCCTCTTTTATATCCTCATCGTCTGACGGCAGCTCGTCCCAttctgcaacacaaacaagcaaCAGGTTTTAAAGAGATTCCGAGCGCGTTTATTTTTGTCGCTTGGTTTCTGTTGCTCAGAACACGTCTGGGTGTGACTCACGCTCCACTGTGTACCACCACTCCATCAAGCTGTCAGTGTCCTGTGAGGAAAAAGCACCAAAGTTCACACTTGAAAAGCCAAACGTGTTAAATGAAACTGTGGTGAAGTGCAATACTTCTCAGTGATCAGAAACTGACCCCttcctcatcatcatcttccATTCCCGTGATGGCGCGCTCATCCTTCTGAGCGGCCAGCCACTCGGCCtgaatgggggggggggatgggacaaaaacaaacatgtcagtAAGTCTCTGTCACGTGCTTCACCATTTTCACACAGGATCGTCATCACAACTCAGCATTCGTTCACATCAGGTGGAGGAGGTGTCGGTTGGGACGCTATGCAGCAAAACCGGTCCGGTCACATGTCAGAGGAATGGAGATAACCAAGCCAAcagtggaaaacaacaacatttcatAACAGTTTCTCAATCGTCAGCTGATATTAAAGTGCACCTTGTTTCAATAACTCTGCAAGCACAGAAATCCTGTTTAATTCCGTCCAATAGTGGCTCTAAGCTTCTGTCAGATGAATACAGTCATGATTTAGTAAATAAAAGCTTAGGATCAAATCATTAGCGCTGTACCAATAacttagcctagccatgctatacccatgtttctgatggcacaagggtctagggaagctcgacagggagggaggcgggctaaaaggttgtctatcaaatccctctgcagcaattgggtaggtatacaaccaatcaacgcaacgaataggctgacgtagttccgagagcaccggcggattgtggctaagtcccattagcttcccaaccagcggagccaactggtatattaaggatttgccatatcccgtcggcataagtccaaatacgtctttcttctcaatgaaacacttaaatgCCGTcctttatctttcaagttgaattttagcttcaaatctttaagggctgtggccaaagccgagtcgaaagataactgtttattgtgcaccggttgtttctgtcagaatcgtcacgcctctgtcgtcacttcgttacgcccgccttctgactctacacttcatggtgattggtccggccagttttaggagaatccagcctggagccttatggagggtaactagacccaccctggcagagaattaaattcgttgccgtggtttgtctagcgcggctaggctaccaataACTGCTAGCTTAGTATGCAATTCAAATGAAACACCAGTGAAATTCTGTTCCCTACATCTGATCAAAAAGAAGATTCTGCATGAAGCCTATCAGGTCAGAGGTCAGTTTAAAACTACTGCGTCTTGGTACACCGCAAACAGCCACTTGACGCTTAAAGTAGGAATTAAAATGGTGGCTCACATAAATACCAAATCTGGGTCACTCATTAGGTAGTTTATGCTCACTGGGAGTTTATCCAAGGATTAAAGACACACCGAATCTGCCATCACTTTAATACCTCAAAGCATTTTCTGCGGTAAGAGTTGTGAACATACCTGCGCAGCCTCTGACAGATAATCACTAGACGTAGCTCCTGGTGGATCTTCACCCTCCAGCTGCATGGCTTTGATCTGGCAGGATGAAAAAGACGACACAAAGTGAGCACGTCACTCTCCTGTATGTGAAGATCTGACGGCAAAGACCTCACAGACTCACTTTAGCCTTGTATTTTTTGAAGCCTTTAAGTTTCGACGTCTTCTTCTGTTGAATAGTAAAGAACATCTTAGAGTTGAGCATTGAATAACGCAGAATAAGTGAGTAAAGGTGAAGTGAATACCGGTTTGCAGGAGTCCGGTTCGTCTTGTTCGCTATCGTACATCTCGGGACCCATGAAGTCTTTGCCCGCCACTGCCTCCTCGGCAAACAGATCCTGTCAAAGCATTGAACAGAagtcaaaatgacacaacaactgaacacaaaaatgtttaGACTTAAGTTTGTGTATCAAACGTACACTTGATGCCTGCTGAAGTATGCTGGGGCTGAGTCCAATCGGTTCACTCTGTCCGTTGGCTGTCTTCGGTTTGTGTGGGACAGGAATAGGAGCTTTATGCTTGAAGGTTTTCTaatagagaaaaacaaaatacattgtTCATTATGTgtataataaaacaataaatagagATCCTATATGAACAGGTGgaataaaagcaaaagcaaacaaagtgaaaacagatatCTTCTGCTGAAAGAAATAAACTCagtctatttttcatttttaagtgttGACTGAAGGGTTTGAACTCATCACGGTTTAACATCTGCTGTGAAATTAGACATCTGCCACGATGACGCATTCAACAGCACAAGCACTTCACGAtcattttctctgctgttgCCAAGTCAAAATGATCAGTGCCCAGATTGCATCACGTAGAATCACACTCTGCTGCTGGAACACTAAGAAAAGATGAgttcagacacacaaaaaaaaaaaaaataccggTTTGCATGACTCCATTGTATTTAGGTCTTCGATGTCCAAGTCTTCTCCGGAGAAGCTGCTCTTCTTTTTCTGGGGACTGGCATCATCCAACATGTTCTCCTAATTacagataaatatgaagaatCCACATGATGTAAAACGGTTTTCATCTCTCACTGCCAGGATGACGAGATCCAAGCAAAGcaacaacagagcaaagagtgtgtgtgtgtgtgtgggggggggacATGCTGTCACTGATGAGAGGTTGTCTTACATTTTGATACAATGCCTAGCCAACGGGgggggaaaaacacacacacacacacacacacacacacacacacacacacacacacacacacacacacacacacacacacacacacacacacacacacacacacacacacacacacacacacacacacacacacacacacacacacacacacacacacacacacacacacacacacacacacacacacacacacacacacacacacacacacacacacacacacacacacacacacacacacacacacacacaccttttttAGAAAGTGtcaactgaaaaacaaagctAGCAAAGATGTATGAAAAACTGTAATCCTAAAATGTTCACTCGGGGTTCCCTTCAAAAGCAAGTCAGTCCTCATAAATCCACTtgttaaaatgccaaaatttacagcagaaatacgTACAGgatgacacaaaaaacatttttggtcTCTATGGCTAATTTCCACATTCATGCTAATTGTACCGGAGGTTACTATTTATACATCTCATCTATTTAAATTGTATTGAGGTTTGAAGCTATGCCTAATTAAGGATGTGGCTGCT is a window from the Acanthochromis polyacanthus isolate Apoly-LR-REF ecotype Palm Island chromosome 23, KAUST_Apoly_ChrSc, whole genome shotgun sequence genome containing:
- the LOC110965821 gene encoding uncharacterized protein LOC110965821, which codes for MVEGKRESKDGDIDKKSSGKKDSIRRWSEGTVLDESTGEEEGGGEAQHGEKTKKKMKIKFVPHRGFTISVEKKGDEPKGAHGYSPRKSSKEKSPDEVFGAHGYTPRKKSQDDASEHVEEVRSHSLQSTSKAAFMDDEHLQRTNHFSPGLNGDEEAYGMQDCKPKKPTKKKLPHMARRSSKENMLDDASPQKKKSSFSGEDLDIEDLNTMESCKPKTFKHKAPIPVPHKPKTANGQSEPIGLSPSILQQASSDLFAEEAVAGKDFMGPEMYDSEQDEPDSCKPKKTSKLKGFKKYKAKIKAMQLEGEDPPGATSSDYLSEAAQAEWLAAQKDERAITGMEDDDEEGDTDSLMEWWYTVEQWDELPSDDEDIKEDESKSFTILADKVHRGLRVFNKVFTERAEILWQSIIMLHAIADDISEFHHKAKIAGITGGTTTAVGGVTAIAGLALAPFTFGASLVITAVGVGVATAGGITSASAAISDNVNNMHDRKKVEVVLQDYENHLLDIGKILHFINQGLYKLRGHPFLRSGTQHYSEDWEIRKAVQMISLVDSPVMRATEITDAAVASLQGLFKGMDKYFIKDSRELKKGCKKEMVGQIKEVANVLNDGIVELNAIREELQDATGSM